From Deltaproteobacteria bacterium, one genomic window encodes:
- the thrS gene encoding threonine--tRNA ligase: MADITITYPDGERRELASGITAADALRVHKLLTKDNRVVAAKAGDTIIDLSRLLTEDCTLTPVDNESPDGLEVLRHSCAHLMAQAVKRLWPDTQVTIGPVIDNGFFYDFKKEGGFTPEDLPKIEATMKEIVKADFRVTREELPKAEAIAMFRGMGEAYKVEIIEGIEGDHVSLYRQGEFVDLCRGPHVPSTSRLKAFKLTSLAGAYWRGDEHNEMLQRIYGTAWANGKDLEAYLKRIEEAKQRDHRRLGPALDLFTLHPIAPGSPFFHPKGATVYNLLVEYIRSLYGRYGYTEVITPLIYKTELYKTSGHYDLFRSDMFLMAVDEEEYGVKPMNCPGHCYLYNTQKHSYRDLPVRFADFSRLHRFEPSGTLSGLTRVRSMAQDDAHIYCTPEQLDDELDRFVSMTREVYDAFGFDRVEVSLQTRPEKFLGRVELWDSAEAALRRVVDKLGYPLTVLAGEGAFYGPKIGFDFRDVLERSWTLATVQIDCAMPERFGLTYVTADNAEATPVMLHRAVLGSLERFIAILLEQTAGKLPLWLAPVQARVLTLTERQESYGREVVAQLKQAGVRVELDERNEKLGLKIREAQLEKLPYMLVVGYKEAESQTVAPRARSGENLPPMTVDAFIAKLTAEAKIGATAESTHNQQTGS; this comes from the coding sequence ATGGCTGACATCACGATCACATACCCCGACGGCGAACGTCGCGAACTCGCCAGCGGCATCACTGCCGCCGACGCGTTGCGGGTGCACAAGCTGCTGACGAAGGACAACCGCGTCGTCGCGGCCAAAGCCGGCGATACGATCATCGATCTCTCGCGCCTGCTAACGGAAGACTGCACGCTCACGCCGGTCGACAACGAATCGCCCGACGGCCTCGAAGTGCTGCGGCATTCCTGCGCACATTTGATGGCGCAAGCGGTGAAGCGTTTGTGGCCCGACACGCAGGTCACGATCGGCCCGGTGATCGACAACGGCTTCTTCTACGACTTCAAGAAGGAAGGCGGCTTCACGCCCGAAGATCTGCCGAAGATCGAAGCTACGATGAAGGAGATCGTCAAGGCCGACTTTCGGGTCACGCGCGAAGAGCTTCCTAAAGCCGAGGCCATCGCGATGTTCCGCGGTATGGGCGAAGCGTACAAGGTCGAGATCATCGAAGGCATCGAAGGCGATCACGTGTCGCTCTATCGCCAGGGCGAGTTCGTCGATCTGTGTCGCGGCCCGCATGTGCCCTCCACCTCGCGGCTTAAGGCCTTCAAGCTCACCAGCCTCGCCGGCGCGTACTGGCGCGGCGACGAACACAACGAGATGCTGCAACGCATCTACGGCACCGCGTGGGCGAACGGCAAGGACCTCGAGGCGTATCTCAAGCGCATCGAAGAGGCGAAGCAACGCGATCATCGCCGTCTTGGCCCCGCGCTCGATCTCTTCACGTTGCATCCGATCGCACCCGGGTCGCCGTTCTTCCATCCCAAAGGCGCGACGGTTTACAACCTGCTGGTGGAGTACATCCGCAGCCTCTACGGTCGCTACGGTTACACCGAAGTGATCACGCCGCTGATCTACAAGACCGAGCTGTACAAGACCTCGGGGCACTACGACCTCTTTCGCAGCGATATGTTTCTTATGGCGGTCGACGAAGAGGAGTACGGCGTCAAGCCGATGAACTGCCCGGGGCATTGCTACCTCTATAACACGCAGAAGCATTCGTACCGCGATCTGCCGGTACGCTTCGCCGACTTCAGCCGGCTGCATCGCTTCGAGCCGTCGGGCACGTTGTCCGGCCTCACGCGCGTGCGCTCAATGGCGCAGGACGATGCGCACATCTACTGCACGCCGGAGCAACTCGACGACGAGCTCGACCGTTTTGTCTCCATGACGCGCGAAGTCTACGACGCCTTCGGCTTCGACCGCGTCGAGGTGTCGCTGCAAACCCGTCCGGAGAAATTCCTCGGCCGCGTCGAGTTGTGGGACTCCGCCGAAGCCGCATTGCGGCGCGTGGTCGACAAGCTGGGCTATCCGCTCACCGTGCTGGCCGGGGAGGGCGCCTTCTACGGCCCGAAGATCGGCTTCGACTTCCGCGACGTGTTGGAGCGGTCGTGGACGTTGGCGACGGTGCAGATCGACTGCGCTATGCCGGAGCGCTTCGGTCTGACCTACGTGACGGCGGACAATGCCGAAGCGACGCCGGTGATGTTGCACCGCGCCGTGCTCGGCTCGCTCGAACGCTTCATTGCAATCCTGCTCGAACAGACCGCCGGCAAGCTTCCGCTGTGGCTGGCGCCGGTTCAGGCGCGCGTGCTGACGCTCACCGAGCGCCAGGAATCATATGGCCGCGAGGTCGTCGCGCAGCTTAAGCAAGCCGGCGTCCGTGTCGAACTGGACGAGCGCAACGAGAAGCTCGGCCTCAAGATTCGCGAAGCGCAGTTGGAGAAGCTGCCGTACATGCTCGTGGTCGGCTACAAGGAAGCCGAGAGCCAGACGGTTGCGCCACGGGCGCGAAGCGGGGAGAATCTGCCGCCCATGACTGTCGACGCGTTCATTGCCAAGCTCACTGCCGAAGCCAAGATCGGCGCCACTGCAGAGTCCACTCACAACCAACAGACAGGAAGCTGA
- the rpmI gene encoding 50S ribosomal protein L35 produces MPKIKTSRGTAKRFKVTGTGKVRRRKAFLRHQLTCKTAKQKRQLRHGGIVHPSNERAIKRLIPYM; encoded by the coding sequence ATGCCAAAGATCAAGACCAGTCGGGGAACGGCGAAACGTTTCAAAGTGACGGGGACAGGCAAGGTGCGCCGCCGCAAGGCGTTCCTGCGCCACCAATTGACGTGCAAGACGGCCAAACAGAAGCGCCAACTGCGCCACGGCGGCATCGTCCACCCCTCCAACGAGCGCGCGATCAAGCGGTTGATTCCGTACATGTAG
- the rplT gene encoding 50S ribosomal protein L20: MPRVKRGTKGKARHKKILKLAKGNVGGRRKQYRQARETVERGLVYAYRDRKVKKREFRSLWVMRINAAARQLGLSYSRLMNGLKKGGITIDRKMLADLAARDLAGFAEVANLAKSHLAA, from the coding sequence ATGCCCCGAGTAAAGCGCGGGACCAAAGGGAAGGCCCGTCACAAGAAGATCCTCAAGCTGGCGAAAGGCAACGTCGGTGGCCGGCGCAAGCAGTATCGCCAAGCGCGCGAGACGGTCGAGCGCGGCCTCGTCTACGCCTACCGCGATCGCAAGGTGAAGAAGCGCGAGTTCCGCAGCCTGTGGGTGATGCGTATTAACGCGGCCGCGCGCCAACTCGGGTTGTCGTACAGTCGGTTAATGAATGGCTTGAAGAAAGGCGGCATCACGATCGATCGCAAGATGCTGGCCGATCTCGCCGCGCGCGATCTCGCGGGTTTTGCGGAAGTCGCCAACCTCGCGAAGTCGCACCTCGCCGCCTAG
- the pheS gene encoding phenylalanine--tRNA ligase subunit alpha gives MKETLEQIRSAALAALAIAKTDAEIELLRVQYLGRKGELTLVVRQMRDVAPEDRPAMGVVLNAIKDELETRITQTLVDLRAAERARRASEERVDITLPGRRRLPGSLHPLTQVMEELIAVFGGLGFSVVEGPDVEDDYHNFEALNIPHDHPARDMQDTLFVSDELVLRTHTSPVQIRVMEAQPPPLRVIVPGAAYRHDYDMTHSPMFHQIEGLMVDKRVTFADLKGVLTLALQRLFGSATRVRFRPSFFQFTEPSAEVDIECFQCGGRDTTCRLCKATGWLEILGCGLVDPNVFRFVGYDPEQVSGFAFGIGIERVAMLKYEITDIRLLYGSDLRFLRQF, from the coding sequence ATGAAAGAGACGCTCGAACAGATCCGCAGCGCAGCACTCGCCGCGTTGGCCATCGCGAAGACCGATGCCGAGATCGAGCTATTGCGTGTCCAGTACCTCGGTCGCAAGGGTGAACTCACCCTGGTCGTGCGCCAGATGCGCGACGTAGCGCCCGAGGACCGCCCTGCGATGGGCGTGGTGCTCAACGCGATCAAGGACGAACTCGAAACCCGCATCACACAGACGCTCGTCGATTTGCGGGCGGCCGAACGCGCGCGCCGCGCGTCCGAGGAGCGCGTCGACATCACCTTGCCCGGCCGCCGTCGCTTGCCCGGCAGCCTCCACCCGCTGACGCAAGTGATGGAGGAACTGATCGCGGTGTTCGGCGGGCTGGGCTTCTCCGTGGTCGAAGGACCCGATGTCGAGGACGACTACCACAACTTCGAGGCGCTCAACATTCCGCACGACCATCCGGCGCGCGACATGCAAGACACGCTGTTCGTCAGCGACGAGTTAGTGTTGCGCACGCACACGTCGCCCGTGCAGATCCGTGTCATGGAGGCGCAGCCCCCGCCGCTGCGGGTGATCGTGCCGGGCGCCGCCTATCGCCACGACTACGACATGACGCACTCGCCGATGTTTCATCAGATCGAAGGCCTGATGGTCGACAAGCGCGTCACCTTCGCCGATCTCAAAGGCGTGCTGACGCTGGCGCTGCAGCGCCTGTTCGGCAGCGCGACGCGCGTGCGCTTCCGGCCGTCGTTCTTTCAATTCACCGAACCGAGCGCGGAAGTCGACATCGAGTGTTTCCAATGCGGCGGTCGCGATACGACATGCCGGCTCTGTAAAGCCACCGGCTGGCTCGAAATCCTGGGCTGCGGTTTGGTCGATCCGAACGTGTTTCGCTTCGTCGGCTACGATCCCGAGCAAGTGTCGGGCTTCGCCTTCGGCATCGGCATCGAACGGGTGGCGATGTTGAAGTACGAGATCACCGACATCCGACTACTCTACGGCAGCGACCTGCGCTTCCTGCGCCAGTTCTGA
- a CDS encoding phenylalanine--tRNA ligase subunit beta, with product MKVPLSWLREFVDITVSAAELAERLTLAGIEVERIEERGRELDGVVVGEVVSFERHPQADRLSLCRVRGIGNELHQVVCGASNVQAGLRVPYATPGTKLPDGRRIEVAEVRGVRSAGMLCSEVELGLGEDASGLLVLATDAEPGVPLARHLGIEETILEVAPTPNRGDCLSILGLAREIAALYEVKLRQPAFRLRERGEPAVARIAVRIDDPAGCARYAARYIADVQIGPSPPWLQRRLIAADLRPINNIVDVTNYVMLERGQPLHAFDYDSLPRREIVVRRAGRDRRMRTLDDRERELDSNDLLISTGADAVAIAGVMGGANSEVTAQTRNILLESARFDPASVRRTAKRMGLRSEASYRFERGVDVEGVVPAIDRAAALIAELAHGQIAPGVVEACPAPRPRTTIDLRVPRIEFMLGVPVSRAEATSALRRLGAAVKGKSAQVLAVAVPSYRHDLEREIDLIEEVIRVLGYDRIPVALPTVELLGGGRPVVSEWEAELRRMLAAQGFNEMVMWSFTSTRLNQLFRGVGVPAAEPVRVLNPIITDEPELRFSLCPSLVLAARTNHNVGEIDVAAFAVGKAFWMTDKPAEGHRLAAVMSGKLPSAGLGGPRTAVEFVDAKGALESVLGRLRILDRVRWERPGEGQRAFHPGKSALAMIDAVPIAIVGALHPETEAELGLDQPCWLFELDLDQALEYLPPRSVFADLPRFPAVVRDVAVVAEADFASERVVRFVHQWNPQMVERVVLFDEYTGPPIPEGEKSLAYSIAYRVADRTLTDDEVNRLHQQLIADLSAALPIEFRR from the coding sequence ATGAAAGTTCCGTTGAGTTGGTTACGCGAGTTCGTCGACATCACGGTGTCGGCGGCAGAGTTGGCGGAGCGGCTGACGCTCGCCGGCATTGAAGTCGAGCGCATCGAAGAGCGCGGTCGCGAGTTGGACGGCGTGGTGGTTGGCGAAGTGGTTTCATTCGAGCGTCATCCGCAGGCGGATCGGCTGAGTCTGTGCCGCGTGCGCGGCATCGGGAACGAGTTGCATCAGGTCGTGTGCGGCGCGTCGAACGTGCAAGCGGGATTGCGCGTGCCCTATGCAACGCCAGGAACGAAACTGCCCGACGGCCGACGGATAGAGGTTGCGGAAGTGCGCGGTGTACGATCCGCGGGGATGCTGTGCTCCGAGGTCGAACTCGGTCTCGGTGAAGACGCGAGCGGCTTGCTGGTGCTCGCGACCGACGCCGAGCCGGGCGTGCCGTTGGCGCGCCATCTCGGGATTGAGGAGACCATTCTCGAAGTGGCGCCGACGCCGAATCGCGGCGATTGCCTGAGCATCCTCGGGTTGGCGCGCGAAATCGCCGCGCTCTACGAGGTGAAGTTGCGCCAGCCGGCGTTCCGGCTGCGCGAGCGCGGCGAACCCGCGGTAGCGCGCATTGCGGTGCGGATCGATGATCCGGCGGGGTGCGCACGCTACGCGGCGCGCTACATCGCCGACGTGCAGATCGGGCCGTCGCCGCCGTGGTTGCAGCGCCGGTTGATCGCGGCCGATCTGCGGCCGATCAACAACATCGTCGATGTCACCAACTACGTGATGCTGGAGCGCGGGCAACCGCTGCACGCGTTCGACTACGATAGCCTACCGCGTCGCGAGATCGTCGTGCGCCGCGCCGGCCGCGATCGCCGCATGCGCACGCTCGATGACCGCGAGCGCGAACTTGACTCGAACGATCTCCTGATCAGCACCGGTGCGGACGCGGTGGCGATCGCGGGCGTGATGGGTGGTGCGAACTCCGAAGTCACGGCGCAGACGCGAAACATTTTGCTCGAAAGTGCGCGCTTCGATCCCGCGTCGGTGCGGCGGACGGCCAAGCGCATGGGATTGCGCAGCGAGGCGTCGTATCGGTTCGAGCGCGGCGTCGATGTCGAAGGAGTCGTTCCGGCGATCGACCGCGCGGCAGCGCTGATCGCGGAGCTGGCCCACGGCCAGATCGCGCCGGGCGTTGTCGAAGCCTGTCCCGCCCCGCGACCGCGCACGACGATCGACCTGCGCGTGCCGCGCATCGAGTTCATGTTGGGCGTGCCGGTGTCGCGCGCCGAGGCTACCAGCGCGCTGCGGCGTCTCGGCGCGGCCGTGAAGGGGAAGTCGGCGCAGGTGTTGGCGGTTGCGGTGCCTTCGTACCGTCACGATCTCGAACGCGAGATCGATCTCATCGAAGAAGTGATCCGAGTCCTGGGATACGATCGCATACCGGTGGCGTTGCCGACGGTCGAGTTGCTCGGCGGTGGACGACCGGTAGTGAGCGAGTGGGAGGCGGAACTGCGCCGCATGTTGGCGGCGCAGGGTTTCAACGAGATGGTGATGTGGAGCTTCACCTCGACGCGACTGAATCAACTGTTCCGTGGCGTCGGTGTGCCGGCCGCCGAGCCGGTGCGCGTGCTCAATCCCATCATCACCGACGAGCCCGAGCTGCGATTCAGCTTGTGCCCGAGTTTGGTGCTCGCCGCGCGGACGAATCACAACGTCGGCGAAATCGATGTCGCCGCCTTTGCCGTCGGCAAGGCATTTTGGATGACCGACAAACCGGCGGAAGGGCACCGGCTCGCGGCAGTAATGTCCGGCAAGCTCCCTAGCGCCGGTCTCGGCGGGCCGCGCACCGCGGTCGAGTTCGTCGATGCCAAGGGTGCGTTGGAGAGCGTGCTGGGGCGATTGCGCATTCTCGATCGCGTGCGCTGGGAGCGTCCTGGCGAAGGGCAGCGCGCGTTTCATCCCGGCAAGTCAGCGCTGGCGATGATCGACGCGGTGCCGATCGCGATCGTCGGCGCGCTGCACCCCGAGACCGAAGCTGAGTTGGGACTGGATCAGCCATGTTGGCTTTTTGAACTTGACTTGGACCAAGCCCTTGAGTATCTTCCGCCCCGCTCTGTTTTCGCGGATTTGCCACGATTTCCAGCGGTTGTGCGTGATGTGGCGGTGGTGGCCGAGGCCGACTTCGCATCCGAGCGGGTTGTTCGCTTCGTGCACCAGTGGAACCCTCAGATGGTGGAGCGGGTTGTGCTGTTCGACGAATACACAGGACCACCGATCCCAGAAGGCGAGAAAAGTTTGGCGTATTCGATCGCCTATCGAGTCGCCGACCGCACGCTGACCGACGACGAGGTCAATCGCCTCCATCAACAACTGATCGCGGACCTAAGCGCCGCGTTGCCCATCGAGTTCCGCCGCTAA
- a CDS encoding integration host factor subunit alpha, which yields MTKGDIVERIYERVGFSKKEASDVVESIFELIKGRLERGEKVKISGFGNFVVHHKRPRKGRNPQTGDEIIITERKVLTFKASPVLKKSMNPD from the coding sequence ATGACGAAGGGCGATATCGTGGAGCGCATTTACGAACGCGTCGGCTTTTCGAAGAAGGAAGCCAGCGACGTCGTCGAGTCGATCTTCGAGCTGATCAAGGGTCGCCTCGAACGCGGCGAGAAGGTCAAGATCTCCGGCTTCGGCAACTTCGTCGTCCATCACAAGCGCCCCCGCAAAGGCCGCAATCCGCAAACCGGCGATGAGATCATCATCACCGAGCGCAAGGTGCTCACCTTCAAGGCCAGCCCGGTCTTGAAGAAGTCGATGAATCCCGACTGA
- a CDS encoding MerR family transcriptional regulator codes for MPTAKAQVPDKLYYKIGEVAGIVGVKPYVLRYWETEFSVLKPTKTRAKHRLYRRRDVETLLEIKRLLHQERFTIEGAKKRLKAQPATEPRPEPRQQMALPLGERTYRNALIKIKKDLESLYKLLS; via the coding sequence GTGCCCACCGCCAAGGCGCAAGTTCCCGACAAGCTTTACTACAAGATCGGCGAGGTCGCCGGCATCGTCGGCGTGAAGCCGTACGTCTTGCGTTACTGGGAGACCGAGTTCAGCGTTCTCAAGCCGACCAAGACCCGCGCCAAGCATCGCCTCTATCGTCGGCGCGATGTGGAGACGTTGCTCGAAATCAAGCGCCTGCTGCACCAGGAGCGCTTCACTATTGAAGGGGCGAAGAAGCGGCTCAAGGCTCAGCCGGCGACTGAACCACGCCCAGAGCCGCGCCAGCAAATGGCGCTGCCGCTCGGCGAGCGCACGTATCGCAACGCGCTGATCAAGATCAAAAAGGACCTCGAGTCGCTCTACAAGCTGCTGAGCTGA
- a CDS encoding diaminopimelate epimerase has product MSDFVRSHGLGNDYLVVDATTLGFELTPERVRLICDRHTGVGSDGILVVVDTTEADFGLRIFNPDGSEAEKSGNGLRIAARYLYDHGYTKRTEFAIHTLGGIVQVQLLLEDGRVTAVRVEMGLAVIDRALTQLTVDGQTFRVVALSVGNPHCVIIVDDLARVDLLRLGPLIERHAAFPNRTNVQFAQVLSRAEIRAVIWERGAGHTLASGSSSCAIAAACRDRGLVDDRVSVHMEGGDLVIDVDAKLNLVMTGPVEELCSGTLSEDLRRRLQLAGR; this is encoded by the coding sequence ATGTCCGACTTCGTCCGATCGCACGGGCTCGGCAACGACTACCTCGTCGTTGATGCGACGACTCTCGGGTTCGAGCTGACACCGGAACGCGTGCGATTGATCTGCGATCGGCATACCGGTGTCGGTTCGGATGGCATTCTCGTAGTCGTTGACACTACCGAAGCCGACTTCGGTCTGCGCATCTTCAACCCGGACGGCTCGGAGGCGGAGAAGAGCGGCAACGGTCTACGCATCGCGGCGAGGTATCTCTACGACCACGGCTACACGAAGCGCACCGAGTTCGCCATTCACACGCTTGGCGGCATCGTGCAGGTGCAATTGCTGCTGGAGGATGGACGTGTCACCGCCGTGCGCGTCGAGATGGGTCTAGCGGTGATCGACCGCGCCCTCACGCAACTGACCGTCGACGGCCAAACCTTCCGCGTCGTCGCACTGTCCGTCGGCAACCCGCACTGCGTCATCATCGTCGATGATCTCGCACGGGTTGATCTGCTTCGACTCGGTCCGCTCATCGAGCGTCACGCGGCATTCCCAAACCGCACCAACGTGCAATTTGCACAGGTGCTCTCGCGCGCTGAGATTCGCGCGGTCATCTGGGAGCGCGGTGCTGGCCACACCCTCGCGTCCGGCTCAAGCTCGTGCGCGATTGCCGCGGCGTGCCGCGACCGCGGACTGGTTGACGATCGGGTCAGCGTGCACATGGAAGGCGGCGACCTCGTGATTGATGTCGATGCCAAGCTCAACCTGGTGATGACGGGGCCGGTGGAAGAACTCTGTAGCGGCACGCTCAGCGAGGACTTGCGACGTCGACTGCAACTGGCGGGTCGCTAG
- a CDS encoding PaaI family thioesterase, with translation MAQQFEHFDQRIADGLIKANSAITGLPQFLGAQITAVTAGHLTATVSVRPDLITPLGTLHGGVMAALVDHVLGCVMYPLMPRGYWAATTEFKVNYLAAVRTGAIIAEATVLAMTKRTAVVRIDVTNEGQLACIAQGTVLIVAPKANG, from the coding sequence ATGGCGCAACAATTCGAACACTTCGATCAACGCATTGCCGACGGGCTGATCAAAGCCAACAGCGCGATCACTGGGCTTCCGCAATTTCTGGGCGCCCAGATCACCGCGGTGACCGCAGGGCATCTCACCGCAACGGTGTCTGTGCGTCCCGACCTCATCACGCCACTCGGCACGTTGCACGGCGGCGTGATGGCGGCGCTGGTCGACCACGTCCTCGGCTGCGTGATGTATCCGCTGATGCCGCGCGGCTACTGGGCGGCGACCACCGAGTTCAAAGTGAACTACCTGGCGGCGGTCCGGACTGGTGCGATCATCGCCGAGGCCACCGTGTTGGCGATGACCAAACGCACCGCTGTTGTCCGCATCGATGTCACCAACGAAGGCCAGCTCGCCTGCATCGCGCAGGGCACCGTTTTGATCGTGGCGCCGAAAGCCAACGGGTGA
- a CDS encoding amidohydrolase family protein, translating into MELDLKITNGTIIDGTGSPGFVGDVGVRGGKVVALGRVDGGAAQTIDARDRVVAPGFVDIHTHYDAQVLWDRMLTISPWHGVTTVVMGNCGFGVAPTRPAHRGLILRTLEKVEGMSLEALEAGIGGEWPFETFPQYLDAIERRGMAINVGVLIGHTPVRLYVMGEAATERAATADEIAQMRAIVRAGIDAGAVGFATSKAPSHVGYGGRPVPSRVAEFDEIKTIAGALADAGRGVVQATVGPGLFFGEFAELAREIKRPVTWTALLAGMLGPGSHRMLLDRSIELVREGLPIIPQVSCRPLMFDFDFKEPFAFESLPAFKPISAADFAGKMRLYRDPAFRQTVKDTFASSMAGPFTGACSRMEISSSPNRPELEDRTVADVARAAGIDAVDCMLDLAVETDLKARFRMAVMNNNDDEVAELLSDERTVLGLSDAGAHASQLCDACFSTHLLGHWVREKKVLTLERAVQMLTSRPAEVFGISDRGRLAVGVPADVVVFDSTTVGASKLRRVRDMPAGADRLVADATGIDAVIVNGRIIRRNGTDAVDPNGSLPGKLLRNGAARER; encoded by the coding sequence ATGGAACTCGATCTGAAAATCACCAACGGCACGATCATCGACGGCACCGGCTCGCCCGGTTTCGTCGGCGATGTCGGCGTTCGCGGCGGTAAGGTTGTTGCCCTCGGGCGTGTCGACGGCGGCGCGGCGCAGACGATCGACGCGCGCGATCGCGTCGTTGCGCCCGGATTCGTCGACATCCACACCCACTACGATGCGCAGGTGCTGTGGGATCGCATGCTGACGATCTCACCGTGGCACGGGGTCACGACGGTGGTGATGGGCAATTGCGGCTTCGGCGTCGCGCCGACGCGGCCGGCGCATCGCGGACTAATTCTGCGGACGTTGGAGAAGGTCGAGGGCATGAGCCTCGAAGCGCTCGAAGCCGGCATCGGCGGCGAGTGGCCGTTCGAGACCTTCCCGCAGTACCTCGATGCGATCGAGCGGCGCGGCATGGCGATCAACGTCGGCGTATTGATCGGCCACACGCCGGTGCGCTTGTACGTGATGGGCGAGGCCGCCACCGAACGCGCGGCGACCGCTGACGAGATCGCGCAGATGCGCGCGATCGTCCGCGCTGGAATCGACGCCGGCGCGGTCGGCTTTGCCACCTCGAAGGCACCTTCGCATGTCGGCTATGGCGGTCGGCCGGTGCCCAGCCGTGTGGCGGAGTTCGACGAAATCAAAACCATTGCCGGCGCGCTCGCCGACGCTGGCCGCGGCGTCGTGCAGGCCACCGTTGGACCCGGCCTGTTCTTCGGCGAATTCGCCGAACTGGCGCGCGAGATCAAACGGCCGGTGACGTGGACCGCCCTGCTCGCCGGCATGCTCGGACCCGGTTCGCATCGCATGTTGCTCGATCGCTCGATCGAGTTGGTCCGCGAAGGCTTGCCGATCATTCCGCAGGTGAGCTGCCGGCCGCTGATGTTCGACTTCGACTTCAAAGAGCCCTTCGCCTTCGAGAGTCTGCCGGCGTTCAAACCCATCTCGGCCGCCGACTTCGCGGGGAAGATGCGGCTGTATCGCGACCCGGCCTTCCGCCAGACGGTGAAGGACACCTTTGCCTCGAGCATGGCCGGACCGTTTACCGGCGCGTGCAGTCGGATGGAGATTTCGTCCAGCCCGAACCGTCCCGAACTGGAGGACCGCACGGTCGCCGATGTGGCCCGTGCGGCGGGCATCGATGCGGTCGATTGCATGCTCGATCTTGCGGTCGAAACCGATCTGAAGGCCCGCTTCCGCATGGCGGTGATGAACAACAACGACGACGAAGTCGCGGAGCTGCTGAGCGACGAGCGTACTGTGTTGGGATTGTCCGACGCCGGCGCGCACGCGAGCCAGTTGTGCGATGCCTGCTTCTCGACCCATCTGCTCGGTCATTGGGTGCGCGAGAAGAAAGTCCTGACGCTAGAGCGCGCGGTGCAGATGCTCACCTCGCGCCCCGCCGAGGTGTTCGGTATCAGCGATCGCGGCCGCCTGGCGGTTGGTGTGCCCGCCGATGTAGTGGTGTTCGATTCCACGACGGTCGGTGCCAGTAAGCTGCGGCGCGTGCGCGACATGCCGGCTGGCGCCGATCGATTGGTCGCCGACGCCACCGGCATCGACGCAGTGATCGTCAACGGACGCATCATCCGCCGCAACGGGACCGATGCGGTGGATCCAAACGGATCGCTGCCCGGCAAGTTGCTGCGCAACGGCGCGGCGCGCGAACGATAG
- a CDS encoding GxxExxY protein, with protein MTETADERRSLDGLTERIIGCAYAVANGLGFGFLEKVYENALAHDLRKNGIQVDQQWPLQVRYDGAVVGEYVADLLVEGIVVVELKVAKVLDAIHVAQCLNYLKATSLHVALLINFGAPRVEVKRIMNQF; from the coding sequence ATGACTGAAACCGCCGATGAACGCCGATCTCTGGACGGCTTGACCGAGCGGATCATCGGGTGTGCCTATGCGGTCGCGAATGGGCTGGGATTTGGATTCTTGGAGAAGGTATACGAGAACGCGCTCGCCCATGATTTGCGAAAGAACGGGATCCAAGTCGACCAACAGTGGCCCCTTCAAGTTCGCTACGACGGCGCCGTCGTGGGCGAGTATGTCGCAGATCTGTTGGTCGAGGGAATCGTCGTAGTTGAGTTGAAGGTCGCAAAGGTTTTGGACGCCATTCATGTGGCTCAATGCTTGAACTATCTGAAGGCAACCTCCCTGCACGTTGCCCTGCTGATCAACTTCGGTGCTCCGCGAGTTGAAGTGAAACGAATCATGAATCAGTTCTGA